One window from the genome of Macrobrachium rosenbergii isolate ZJJX-2024 chromosome 2, ASM4041242v1, whole genome shotgun sequence encodes:
- the LOC136849854 gene encoding uncharacterized protein isoform X1 yields the protein MRKTMDNQQFFPKVWNSATTGNHDNVPHFPCCLHPDVTVGGFPSGCVTYINQLLPVPNQPSIPNCLEQMDTRSLSTLSEDHGNEWVIVGLLGHEDIENLDWKVRYPTNIGFQAFVFLSANGFINIRQSISLVSSARIKPLSDPEVISNSKSAYEESNIVEEACKCDSRHANAGTTPAQTQQTIPGPPRWQVMQVSDRQAERAPSRHLYPANSTTLANDQEHSTLTELDTSHDLKGRRGQSILSERARNSKLTRMSLWTRYLQVKSTARLIQQVRERSFTDKSTKYWLLQTRV from the exons ATGAGGAAAACGATGGACAATCAACAGTTTTTCCCAAAAGTTTGGAATTCGGCCACAACAGGGAACCATGACAACGTGCCTCATTTTCCTTGCTGTCTTCATCCTG ACGTAACCGTCGGAGGATTCCCGTCAGGATGTGTCACTTACATCAACCAACTACTTCCGGTCCCCAACCAGCCTTCGATACCGAACTGCTTGGAG CAGATGGACACAAGAAGTCTCAGTACTTTGAGCGAGGACCACGGAAACGAATGGGTCATCGTGGGTCTCTTAGGTCACGAAGACATTGAGAATCTTGACTGGAAAGTCAGATACCCAACGAACATTGGTTTCCAG GCATTCGTATTCCTGAGCGCCAACGGCTTCATCAACATCCGTCAGAGCATCAGTTTGGTTTCGTCTGCTCGAATCAAACCTTTATCTGACCCGGAAGTCATTAGCAACTCGAAGTCAGCCTATGAAGAATCTAACATTGTAGAGGAAGCATGCAAGTGTGACTCCAGGCATGCAAACGCAGGCACTACACCTGCACAGACCCAACAGACTATCCCCGGACCCCCTCGTTGGCAAGTAATGCAGGTCAGCGATCGTCAAGCAGAGAGAGCGCCTTCGAGACACCTGTATCCTGCCAACTCCACAACACTGGCAAATGACCAAGAACACTCTACACTAACCGAGCTCGATACGTCACATGATCTGAAGGGAAGAAGGGGTCAGTCTATTCTTTCAGAGCGTGCGAGGAATTCTAAGCTGACTCGCATGTCCCTCTGGACGAGGTATTTGCAAGTCAAGTCGACGGCTCGCTTGATCCAGCAAGTGAGAGAAAGGTCTTTCACAGACAAATCGACTAAGTATTGGCTTCTTCAGACGAGGGTCTAG
- the LOC136849854 gene encoding uncharacterized protein isoform X2, translating into MRKTMDNQQFFPKVWNSATTGNHDNVPHFPCCLHPDVTVGGFPSGCVTYINQLLPVPNQPSIPNCLEMDTRSLSTLSEDHGNEWVIVGLLGHEDIENLDWKVRYPTNIGFQAFVFLSANGFINIRQSISLVSSARIKPLSDPEVISNSKSAYEESNIVEEACKCDSRHANAGTTPAQTQQTIPGPPRWQVMQVSDRQAERAPSRHLYPANSTTLANDQEHSTLTELDTSHDLKGRRGQSILSERARNSKLTRMSLWTRYLQVKSTARLIQQVRERSFTDKSTKYWLLQTRV; encoded by the exons ATGAGGAAAACGATGGACAATCAACAGTTTTTCCCAAAAGTTTGGAATTCGGCCACAACAGGGAACCATGACAACGTGCCTCATTTTCCTTGCTGTCTTCATCCTG ACGTAACCGTCGGAGGATTCCCGTCAGGATGTGTCACTTACATCAACCAACTACTTCCGGTCCCCAACCAGCCTTCGATACCGAACTGCTTGGAG ATGGACACAAGAAGTCTCAGTACTTTGAGCGAGGACCACGGAAACGAATGGGTCATCGTGGGTCTCTTAGGTCACGAAGACATTGAGAATCTTGACTGGAAAGTCAGATACCCAACGAACATTGGTTTCCAG GCATTCGTATTCCTGAGCGCCAACGGCTTCATCAACATCCGTCAGAGCATCAGTTTGGTTTCGTCTGCTCGAATCAAACCTTTATCTGACCCGGAAGTCATTAGCAACTCGAAGTCAGCCTATGAAGAATCTAACATTGTAGAGGAAGCATGCAAGTGTGACTCCAGGCATGCAAACGCAGGCACTACACCTGCACAGACCCAACAGACTATCCCCGGACCCCCTCGTTGGCAAGTAATGCAGGTCAGCGATCGTCAAGCAGAGAGAGCGCCTTCGAGACACCTGTATCCTGCCAACTCCACAACACTGGCAAATGACCAAGAACACTCTACACTAACCGAGCTCGATACGTCACATGATCTGAAGGGAAGAAGGGGTCAGTCTATTCTTTCAGAGCGTGCGAGGAATTCTAAGCTGACTCGCATGTCCCTCTGGACGAGGTATTTGCAAGTCAAGTCGACGGCTCGCTTGATCCAGCAAGTGAGAGAAAGGTCTTTCACAGACAAATCGACTAAGTATTGGCTTCTTCAGACGAGGGTCTAG